A genomic segment from Nocardiopsis sp. Huas11 encodes:
- the cmk gene encoding (d)CMP kinase: MSVQDGNQGIVIAIDGPSGSGKSSTAKGVARARDLRYLDTGAMYRALTWWMLDQGVDVDDAAAVAANVERPVIEMGTDPSAPTVTVDGRDVAAEIRGKDVTGRVSAVSAVPEARALLVRTQREVIDAARRESAGIVVEGRDITTVVAPEAPVKLFLTASAEARAMRRSKEVRTSDVAATQADLARRDRLDSSRAHSPLTQTADATELDTTGLSLDEVIGLVVKLADEARGA; encoded by the coding sequence GTGAGCGTGCAGGACGGCAACCAGGGCATCGTCATCGCGATCGACGGTCCCTCCGGGTCGGGCAAGTCGAGCACGGCCAAGGGCGTCGCCCGGGCGCGCGACCTGCGCTACCTGGACACCGGGGCCATGTACCGGGCCCTGACCTGGTGGATGCTGGACCAGGGGGTGGACGTCGATGACGCCGCCGCCGTGGCGGCCAACGTCGAGCGGCCCGTGATCGAGATGGGCACCGACCCCTCCGCGCCGACCGTGACCGTCGACGGCCGCGACGTGGCCGCCGAGATCCGCGGCAAGGACGTGACCGGCAGGGTCAGCGCCGTCTCGGCCGTGCCGGAGGCGCGTGCCCTGCTGGTGCGCACTCAGCGCGAGGTCATCGACGCGGCTCGGCGCGAGAGCGCCGGCATCGTGGTCGAGGGCCGTGACATCACGACCGTGGTCGCGCCGGAGGCGCCGGTCAAGCTGTTCCTGACCGCCAGCGCCGAGGCCCGTGCGATGCGGCGCAGCAAGGAGGTCCGCACCAGCGACGTCGCCGCCACGCAGGCCGACCTGGCCCGCCGTGACCGGCTGGACTCCAGCCGGGCGCACTCGCCGCTGACCCAGACCGCCGACGCCACCGAGCTCGACACGACGGGGCTGAGCCTGGACGAGGTCATCGGCCTGGTCGTCAAGCTGGCCGACGAGGCCCGCGGAGCCTAG
- a CDS encoding prephenate dehydrogenase, translating to MGTDETADHRPSLGRVAVVGTGLIGTSIALALRARGVEVLLSDPDAASVRLARDLGAGQVLDESAQDRPVDIAVIAAPPAVIPAVLRGAQDRGLAHVYTDVASVKASVLAEAERLGCDMATFVPGHPMGGREKHGPGAARADLFLGRSWALCPTGKAGPETVAAVAELARLCGADPLVLEAEAHDRAVALVSHAPHVASSAVAARLLSGDDTALTLAGQGVRDVTRVAGGDPAMWTEILTHNAVPVADVLHGMAADLVATADALHALAQAGEGGADRALEPVRDLLARGRSGQERLPGKHGGVKLPDYTVVPVVIPDEPGVLGRMFAVAAEAGVNIEDVRIEHTPGLPLGVAQLFVLPAAVDPLVRALSDDGWSVHAGA from the coding sequence ATGGGCACCGACGAGACCGCGGACCACCGGCCGTCGCTGGGGCGGGTCGCGGTGGTCGGGACCGGGCTCATCGGCACGTCGATCGCGCTCGCCCTGCGCGCCCGCGGGGTCGAGGTGCTGCTGTCGGACCCGGACGCCGCGTCCGTGCGCCTGGCCCGCGACCTCGGCGCCGGGCAGGTCCTGGACGAGTCGGCCCAGGACCGCCCCGTCGACATCGCGGTCATCGCCGCGCCGCCCGCGGTCATCCCCGCGGTCCTGCGCGGCGCCCAGGACCGGGGCCTCGCGCACGTGTACACCGACGTGGCCAGTGTGAAGGCGAGTGTGCTCGCCGAGGCCGAGCGGCTCGGCTGCGACATGGCCACGTTCGTCCCCGGCCACCCCATGGGCGGCCGGGAGAAGCACGGGCCCGGGGCGGCCCGGGCGGACCTGTTCCTCGGGCGCTCGTGGGCGCTGTGCCCCACGGGCAAGGCGGGCCCGGAGACCGTCGCCGCCGTCGCCGAGCTGGCGAGGCTGTGCGGTGCGGACCCGCTGGTGCTGGAGGCCGAGGCGCACGACCGCGCGGTCGCGCTGGTCTCGCACGCGCCGCACGTGGCCTCCTCCGCGGTGGCCGCCCGGCTGCTGTCGGGGGACGACACCGCGCTGACCCTCGCCGGGCAGGGCGTGCGCGACGTGACGCGTGTCGCCGGCGGGGACCCGGCCATGTGGACCGAGATCCTCACGCACAACGCCGTCCCGGTCGCCGACGTCCTGCACGGGATGGCCGCCGACCTGGTCGCGACGGCCGACGCGCTGCACGCCCTGGCGCAAGCCGGCGAGGGTGGCGCGGACCGCGCCCTGGAACCGGTGCGCGACCTGCTCGCCCGTGGCCGCTCCGGCCAGGAGCGCCTGCCCGGCAAGCACGGCGGCGTCAAGCTGCCCGACTACACCGTCGTGCCCGTGGTCATCCCCGACGAGCCCGGCGTCCTGGGGCGCATGTTCGCCGTGGCGGCCGAGGCGGGGGTCAACATCGAGGACGTGCGCATCGAGCACACACCCGGCCTGCCGCTGGGCGTGGCCCAGTTGTTCGTGCTGCCCGCCGCCGTGGACCCGCTGGTGCGGGCGCTGTCGGACGACGGCTGGTCGGTGCACGCCGGGGCCTGA
- the aroH gene encoding chorismate mutase: protein MAVRAIRGAVQVDADEREQVLEATAELVSEVMLRNQLVTDDVISVLFTATPDLTSEFPALAARKLGFSDVPLMCASEIDVPHALPRVVRLMAHVETDRPRSEVQHVYLRGAQALRLDIAQ, encoded by the coding sequence GTGGCTGTACGGGCCATCCGCGGTGCGGTGCAGGTCGACGCGGACGAACGCGAGCAGGTGCTGGAGGCCACGGCCGAACTGGTCTCCGAGGTGATGCTCCGCAACCAGTTGGTCACCGACGACGTGATCAGCGTGCTGTTCACGGCCACCCCCGATCTGACCTCGGAGTTTCCGGCCCTGGCCGCCCGCAAGCTCGGCTTCTCCGACGTGCCGCTCATGTGCGCGAGCGAGATCGACGTGCCGCACGCCCTGCCCCGCGTGGTGCGCCTGATGGCCCACGTGGAGACCGACCGGCCGCGGTCGGAGGTCCAGCACGTCTACCTGCGCGGCGCGCAGGCGCTGCGGTTGGACATCGCGCAGTAG
- a CDS encoding pseudouridine synthase, translated as MSKAARERLSALRADYNPKDEDHLGEDRDSYTDVQGGVRLQKALAAAGVASRRASEEMIAAGRVSVDGEVVRRFGARVDPEASEIRVDGMRVVTAPDKLYFALNKPRGVVSTMWDPEGRPTLADYTGQTAERIFHVGRLDTETEGLILLTNDGELANRLTHPRYKVVKTYVAMVPGPVPQRVVREVNKGVELDDGPVQVDSFRIVDNDAPKAMVEIRLHEGRKHIVRRLMEAVGHPVADLARTQVGPIDLNALQQGTMRALTSREVGELYAAAGL; from the coding sequence CTGTCCAAGGCGGCCCGCGAGCGCCTCAGCGCGCTGCGCGCCGACTACAACCCCAAGGACGAGGACCACCTGGGCGAGGACCGGGACTCCTACACCGACGTCCAGGGCGGTGTCCGCCTCCAGAAGGCCCTCGCCGCCGCCGGCGTGGCCAGCCGCCGCGCCAGCGAGGAGATGATCGCCGCCGGCCGCGTCTCCGTGGACGGTGAGGTCGTCCGCCGCTTCGGCGCGCGGGTGGACCCCGAGGCCTCGGAGATCCGTGTCGACGGCATGCGCGTCGTCACCGCTCCGGACAAGCTCTACTTCGCGCTCAACAAGCCGCGCGGCGTGGTCAGCACCATGTGGGACCCGGAGGGCCGTCCGACCCTGGCCGACTACACCGGCCAGACCGCGGAGCGCATCTTCCACGTCGGTCGTCTGGACACCGAGACCGAGGGTCTGATCCTGCTGACCAACGACGGTGAGCTGGCCAACCGCCTGACCCACCCGCGCTACAAGGTCGTCAAGACCTACGTGGCCATGGTGCCGGGCCCGGTTCCCCAGCGCGTGGTCCGTGAGGTCAACAAGGGCGTCGAGCTCGACGACGGTCCGGTCCAGGTCGACTCGTTCCGCATCGTCGACAACGACGCGCCCAAGGCCATGGTGGAGATCCGCCTGCACGAGGGGCGCAAGCACATCGTGCGCCGCCTGATGGAGGCCGTCGGCCACCCGGTCGCCGACCTCGCCCGCACCCAGGTCGGTCCCATCGACCTGAACGCCCTCCAGCAGGGCACCATGCGGGCGCTGACCTCGCGTGAGGTGGGCGAACTCTACGCGGCCGCGGGCCTGTAG